The following proteins come from a genomic window of Sebastes fasciatus isolate fSebFas1 chromosome 6, fSebFas1.pri, whole genome shotgun sequence:
- the LOC141769696 gene encoding uncharacterized protein LOC141769696 isoform X2 has protein sequence MRRIRRNSEALLQDLFYKGVHGGDRDTPIPAQPGRDAKMIHSIASLIRAKSKLLVLENPDTVEIYKLDDATARPGRTGKDGVYLPAITTKASNLNSMRGSLSQSCPYLYDKRRGSFSSVASQRTGGHPKKESNLKARKEAKKSNVSVTMTYLGQGRRGSGLGSTQDELKVLQQVNGGENICVFKGVVTPGEQFQFVSQRHRGFPFSATVYVNGIMVARISSCCEYRYAPGFQQGRKSCFRLAWLAGGMPCYRCTSLRNKYSSCQQLNNGTKENLILPPERSPGNGTVESRPSSPLFIPAKPEKKTTRRTRKHVKEGGGGSTDGEDPAVAKETSKKKRRKGQTNQKESKGKTAGHKREEGQDGKRSEVSQRSTVTEKCEDRASSARREHKQQKTTSDVTELQPRSNKTSKVLDSLQDEEALTKQNGEKQKELGSNGKNRDGERLKDFYEECVEMSAALEQRPNKHNWFKANILERCRLQKRLSSCPKAPGSDVERSAESDTVLQPDGEPEEEEDTASQSAGREEPVKEQDLQAQLDAMMTVLSTSDEVEQLVLRNTDLTDDLLLSLAGALKSSRSEVTLLNLNLNLIGPYGAHILLDVLRVKPQLVWKQTA, from the exons ATGAGACGAATCAGGAGAAACAGCGAGGCTCTCCTCCAGGATCTCTTCTACAAGGGGGTCCACGGAGGAGACAGAGATACTCCT ATCCCAGCTCAGCCTGGTAGAGATGCTAAAATGATCCACTCCATCGCCAGCCTGATCAGAGCCAAGAGCAAACTCCTCGTCCTCGAGAACCCCGACACCGTGGAGATCTACAAG CTGGATGATGCAACAGCCCGTCCTGGCAGAACTGGTAAAGACGGCGTTTACCTCCCAGCCATCACAACGAAGGCGTCAAATCTAAACTCAATGAGAGGATCTCTGAGTCAGTCCTGTCCTTACCTGTACGACAAGAGAAGAGGATCCTTCTCCTCCGTTGCCTCTCAGCGAACTGGAGGTCACCCTAAAAAAGAG AGTAACCTGAAGGCACGAAAAGAGGCAAAGAAATCCAACGTCAGCGTGACAATGACCTACCTCGGACAAGGTCGTCGGGGGTCAGGGTTGGGGTCGACTCAGGATGAGCTCAAAGTACTCCAGCAAGTCAACGGAGGCGAGAATATCTGTGTCTTCAAAGGCGTGGTGACTCCAGGAG AGCAGTTCCAGTTCGTCTCTCAGCGACACAGAGGTTTCCCCTTCAGCGCCACCGTGTACGTCAACGGCATCATGGTGGCCAGAATCAGCTCCTGCTGCGAGTACCGCTATGCTCCAGGCTTCCAGCAGGGCAGGAAGAGCTGCTTCAGGTTGGCTTGGCTGGCTGGTGGGATGCCCTGTTACAG ATGTACAAGTCTCCGAAACAAATACAGCTCCTGCCAGCAGCTGAACAACGGCACAAAGGAGAACTTAATTCTCCCTCCAGAGCGGAGCCCTGGCAACG GGACCGTCGAGTCACGTCCATCATCCCCTCTGTTTATCCCGGCCAAACCAGAGAAGAAAACAACGAGGAGGACAAGAAAGCATGTCAAGGAAGGTGGCGGAGGATCTACAGACGGCGAAGACCCCGCTGTAGCTAAAGAGACCTCCAAGAAGAAGCGACGCAAGGGTCAAACTAATCAGAAAGAGAGCAAAGGCAAGACAGCCGGACATAAGAGGGAAGAGGGACAAGACGGCAAGCGCTCGGAGGTGTCGCAGAGGTCAACGGTGACAGAAAAATGTGAAGACCGAGCATCGTCTGCCAGACGAGAACATAAGCAGCAGAAAACAACCAGCGATGTCACAGAGCTGCAGCCGCGATCAAACAAGACAAGCAAAGTTCTCG attcattgcAGGATGAGGAGGCACTGACTAAGCAGAACGGAGAGAAACAGAAGGAGCTGGGATCAAATGGGAAAAACAGAGACGGGGAAAGACTGAAGGACTTCTATGAAGAATGTGTGGAAATGAGCGCCGCGTTGGAGCAGCGCCCAAACAAACACAACTGGTTCAAGGCAAACA TCCTGGAGAGGTGCCGGCTCCAGAAGAGGCTGTCATCGTGCCCCAAAGCTCCAGGCTCGGATGTGGAGCGCAGCGCAGAAAGTGACACGGTcctgcagcctgatggagagccagaggaagaggaggacacgGCCAGCCAGAGCGCTGGCAGAGAAGAGCCTGTTAAAGAACAAGACCTGCAGGCGCAG CTCGACGCTATGATGACGGTGCTGAGTACATCCGACGAGGTGGAGCAGCTGGTGCTGAGGAACACGGACCTGACGGACGACCTTCTGCTGAGCCTGGCGGGGGCCCTGAAGAGCAGCCGGTCCGAGGTCACGCTGCTCAACCTCAACCTCAACCTCATCGGCCCGTACGGCGCTCACATCCTGCTGGACGTCCTGAGGGTGAAGCCTCAG CTTGTTTGGAAACAAACTGCGTGA
- the LOC141769696 gene encoding uncharacterized protein LOC141769696 isoform X1 encodes MRRIRRNSEALLQDLFYKGVHGGDRDTPIPAQPGRDAKMIHSIASLIRAKSKLLVLENPDTVEIYKLDDATARPGRTGKDGVYLPAITTKASNLNSMRGSLSQSCPYLYDKRRGSFSSVASQRTGGHPKKESNLKARKEAKKSNVSVTMTYLGQGRRGSGLGSTQDELKVLQQVNGGENICVFKGVVTPGEQFQFVSQRHRGFPFSATVYVNGIMVARISSCCEYRYAPGFQQGRKSCFRLAWLAGGMPCYRCTSLRNKYSSCQQLNNGTKENLILPPERSPGNGTVESRPSSPLFIPAKPEKKTTRRTRKHVKEGGGGSTDGEDPAVAKETSKKKRRKGQTNQKESKGKTAGHKREEGQDGKRSEVSQRSTVTEKCEDRASSARREHKQQKTTSDVTELQPRSNKTSKVLDSLQDEEALTKQNGEKQKELGSNGKNRDGERLKDFYEECVEMSAALEQRPNKHNWFKANILERCRLQKRLSSCPKAPGSDVERSAESDTVLQPDGEPEEEEDTASQSAGREEPVKEQDLQAQLDAMMTVLSTSDEVEQLVLRNTDLTDDLLLSLAGALKSSRSEVTLLNLNLNLIGPYGAHILLDVLRVKPQVRGLHLFGNKLRDHGMLTLLNGIAELQEQTARAAAAVQQAMLLPSEQNVLLQLPAGWSSFRVFALLELDIGGNGLSSDGVKVLASYIRHHSYLRYLGLAQTSGADLAAWKELFDSLKGSSSLAQIILDENNLGDPGVRLLADMLRENASVRQVDLDRNGVSDVGGNDIMGALLCRTQFPLTHLSLQENNISAGLMSRIQEEVK; translated from the exons ATGAGACGAATCAGGAGAAACAGCGAGGCTCTCCTCCAGGATCTCTTCTACAAGGGGGTCCACGGAGGAGACAGAGATACTCCT ATCCCAGCTCAGCCTGGTAGAGATGCTAAAATGATCCACTCCATCGCCAGCCTGATCAGAGCCAAGAGCAAACTCCTCGTCCTCGAGAACCCCGACACCGTGGAGATCTACAAG CTGGATGATGCAACAGCCCGTCCTGGCAGAACTGGTAAAGACGGCGTTTACCTCCCAGCCATCACAACGAAGGCGTCAAATCTAAACTCAATGAGAGGATCTCTGAGTCAGTCCTGTCCTTACCTGTACGACAAGAGAAGAGGATCCTTCTCCTCCGTTGCCTCTCAGCGAACTGGAGGTCACCCTAAAAAAGAG AGTAACCTGAAGGCACGAAAAGAGGCAAAGAAATCCAACGTCAGCGTGACAATGACCTACCTCGGACAAGGTCGTCGGGGGTCAGGGTTGGGGTCGACTCAGGATGAGCTCAAAGTACTCCAGCAAGTCAACGGAGGCGAGAATATCTGTGTCTTCAAAGGCGTGGTGACTCCAGGAG AGCAGTTCCAGTTCGTCTCTCAGCGACACAGAGGTTTCCCCTTCAGCGCCACCGTGTACGTCAACGGCATCATGGTGGCCAGAATCAGCTCCTGCTGCGAGTACCGCTATGCTCCAGGCTTCCAGCAGGGCAGGAAGAGCTGCTTCAGGTTGGCTTGGCTGGCTGGTGGGATGCCCTGTTACAG ATGTACAAGTCTCCGAAACAAATACAGCTCCTGCCAGCAGCTGAACAACGGCACAAAGGAGAACTTAATTCTCCCTCCAGAGCGGAGCCCTGGCAACG GGACCGTCGAGTCACGTCCATCATCCCCTCTGTTTATCCCGGCCAAACCAGAGAAGAAAACAACGAGGAGGACAAGAAAGCATGTCAAGGAAGGTGGCGGAGGATCTACAGACGGCGAAGACCCCGCTGTAGCTAAAGAGACCTCCAAGAAGAAGCGACGCAAGGGTCAAACTAATCAGAAAGAGAGCAAAGGCAAGACAGCCGGACATAAGAGGGAAGAGGGACAAGACGGCAAGCGCTCGGAGGTGTCGCAGAGGTCAACGGTGACAGAAAAATGTGAAGACCGAGCATCGTCTGCCAGACGAGAACATAAGCAGCAGAAAACAACCAGCGATGTCACAGAGCTGCAGCCGCGATCAAACAAGACAAGCAAAGTTCTCG attcattgcAGGATGAGGAGGCACTGACTAAGCAGAACGGAGAGAAACAGAAGGAGCTGGGATCAAATGGGAAAAACAGAGACGGGGAAAGACTGAAGGACTTCTATGAAGAATGTGTGGAAATGAGCGCCGCGTTGGAGCAGCGCCCAAACAAACACAACTGGTTCAAGGCAAACA TCCTGGAGAGGTGCCGGCTCCAGAAGAGGCTGTCATCGTGCCCCAAAGCTCCAGGCTCGGATGTGGAGCGCAGCGCAGAAAGTGACACGGTcctgcagcctgatggagagccagaggaagaggaggacacgGCCAGCCAGAGCGCTGGCAGAGAAGAGCCTGTTAAAGAACAAGACCTGCAGGCGCAG CTCGACGCTATGATGACGGTGCTGAGTACATCCGACGAGGTGGAGCAGCTGGTGCTGAGGAACACGGACCTGACGGACGACCTTCTGCTGAGCCTGGCGGGGGCCCTGAAGAGCAGCCGGTCCGAGGTCACGCTGCTCAACCTCAACCTCAACCTCATCGGCCCGTACGGCGCTCACATCCTGCTGGACGTCCTGAGGGTGAAGCCTCAGGTCAGAGGCTTACA CTTGTTTGGAAACAAACTGCGTGATCACGGCATGCTGACCCTGCTAAATGGCATAGCTGAGCTGCAGGAGCAAACGGCGAGAGCTGCCGCCGCCGTCCAGCAGGCCATGCTCCTCCCATCGGAGCAGAACGTGCTCCTGCAGCTCCCCGCCGGGTGGAGCTCTTTCAGGGTTTTTGCTCTTCTGGAACTGGATATCGGGGGAAACGGCTTGAGCAGCGACGGGGTGAAAGTGTTAGCGTCATACATAAGGCACCACTCCTATCTTCGGTACTTGGGGCTGGCGCAGACCAGCGGCGCCGATCTGGCGGCGTGGAAGGAACTTTTCGACAGCCTGAAAGGAAGCAGCTCGCTGGCTCAGATCATCCTAGACGAGAACAACTTGGGAGACCCGGGGGTCAGGCTGCTGGCCGACATGCTGAGAGAGAACGCCAGCGTGCGGCAGGTGGATCTGGACAGGAACGGCGTCAGCGACGTGGGAGGAAACGACATCATGGGGGCGCTGCTTTGTAGGACGCAGTTCCCGCTGACGCACCTGAGCCTTCAGGAGAACAACATCAGTGCGGGACTAATGAGTAGGATACAGGAAGAGGTGAAATAA
- the LOC141769704 gene encoding methyltransferase-like protein 27 isoform X1 — translation MSVNLSSYLFSSKHQHSHQSCPQSSTDTLRYRPTHHRFLIMADSCRTEVDARIAFQSCKSPDAKDRMQFYDSWAENYEKDHSLMSYRAPHLAVEFLSDKFSGNPEEAWVLDVACGSGWVAKLMVKLGFRNFVGVDGSKRMLEQAAKTSFYQDLKLALLGTEPLPAQTCMFDVVIIVGALDVGFAPVSVVRELCAAAKPGGFVCMVRGDHRGTPANDYKKDLERELQLMEEEGLWSPVGLKLSDKYMEDPHLNINRVKDLQKEERYLSGSVYLYKKSIH, via the exons ATGTCAGTTAACCTCTCGTCTTACTTGTTCTCATCTAAACATCAACACAGTCACCAGAGTTGTCCACAGAGCTCCACGGACACACTCAGGTACCGACCAACACATCACAG GTTTCTCATCATGGCTGACTCCTGCAGAACTGAGGTCGATGCGAGGATTGCATTTCAGTCCTGTAAAAGTCCTGATGCAAAAGACCGAATGCAGTTCTACGACAGCTGGGCAGAAAACTATGAAAAG gATCACAGCCTGATGAGCTACAGAGCACCACACCTTGCAGTAGAATTCCTGTCTGATAAGTTCTCCGGGAATCCAGAAGAAGCTTGGGTTCTGGACGTCGCCTGTGGGTCTGGATGGGTCGCTAAACTG ATGGTTAAACTGGGCTTCAGGAATTTTGTGGGAGTGGACGGCAGTAAACGCATGCTGGAACAAGCTGCTAAAACCAGCTTCTATCAGGACCTTAAACTGGCCTTACTGGGAACAGAACCACTGCCTGCACAGACTT GTATGTTTGATGTGGTGATCATCGTCGGTGCTCTGGATGTTGGTTTTGCACCGGTCAGTGTTGTCAGAGAGCTCTGTGCCGCCGCCAAACCAG gAGGTTTTGTCTGCATGGTGAGAGGCGACCACAGAGGAACACCAGCAAATGATTACAAGAAGGATCTggagagagagctgcagctgatggaggaggagggactgTGGAGTCCAGTAGGACTCAAACTGTCCGACAAATACATGGAAGACCCACATCTGAACATTAACAGAGTCAAGGACCTGCAGAAGGAGGAGCGATACCTCAGCGGGAGTGTTTATCTGTACAAGAAATCCATCCATTAA
- the LOC141769704 gene encoding methyltransferase-like protein 27 isoform X2, producing the protein MSVNLSSYLFSSKHQHSHQSCPQSSTDTLRFLIMADSCRTEVDARIAFQSCKSPDAKDRMQFYDSWAENYEKDHSLMSYRAPHLAVEFLSDKFSGNPEEAWVLDVACGSGWVAKLMVKLGFRNFVGVDGSKRMLEQAAKTSFYQDLKLALLGTEPLPAQTCMFDVVIIVGALDVGFAPVSVVRELCAAAKPGGFVCMVRGDHRGTPANDYKKDLERELQLMEEEGLWSPVGLKLSDKYMEDPHLNINRVKDLQKEERYLSGSVYLYKKSIH; encoded by the exons ATGTCAGTTAACCTCTCGTCTTACTTGTTCTCATCTAAACATCAACACAGTCACCAGAGTTGTCCACAGAGCTCCACGGACACACTCAG GTTTCTCATCATGGCTGACTCCTGCAGAACTGAGGTCGATGCGAGGATTGCATTTCAGTCCTGTAAAAGTCCTGATGCAAAAGACCGAATGCAGTTCTACGACAGCTGGGCAGAAAACTATGAAAAG gATCACAGCCTGATGAGCTACAGAGCACCACACCTTGCAGTAGAATTCCTGTCTGATAAGTTCTCCGGGAATCCAGAAGAAGCTTGGGTTCTGGACGTCGCCTGTGGGTCTGGATGGGTCGCTAAACTG ATGGTTAAACTGGGCTTCAGGAATTTTGTGGGAGTGGACGGCAGTAAACGCATGCTGGAACAAGCTGCTAAAACCAGCTTCTATCAGGACCTTAAACTGGCCTTACTGGGAACAGAACCACTGCCTGCACAGACTT GTATGTTTGATGTGGTGATCATCGTCGGTGCTCTGGATGTTGGTTTTGCACCGGTCAGTGTTGTCAGAGAGCTCTGTGCCGCCGCCAAACCAG gAGGTTTTGTCTGCATGGTGAGAGGCGACCACAGAGGAACACCAGCAAATGATTACAAGAAGGATCTggagagagagctgcagctgatggaggaggagggactgTGGAGTCCAGTAGGACTCAAACTGTCCGACAAATACATGGAAGACCCACATCTGAACATTAACAGAGTCAAGGACCTGCAGAAGGAGGAGCGATACCTCAGCGGGAGTGTTTATCTGTACAAGAAATCCATCCATTAA
- the LOC141769704 gene encoding methyltransferase-like protein 27 isoform X3 has protein sequence MADSCRTEVDARIAFQSCKSPDAKDRMQFYDSWAENYEKDHSLMSYRAPHLAVEFLSDKFSGNPEEAWVLDVACGSGWVAKLMVKLGFRNFVGVDGSKRMLEQAAKTSFYQDLKLALLGTEPLPAQTCMFDVVIIVGALDVGFAPVSVVRELCAAAKPGGFVCMVRGDHRGTPANDYKKDLERELQLMEEEGLWSPVGLKLSDKYMEDPHLNINRVKDLQKEERYLSGSVYLYKKSIH, from the exons ATGGCTGACTCCTGCAGAACTGAGGTCGATGCGAGGATTGCATTTCAGTCCTGTAAAAGTCCTGATGCAAAAGACCGAATGCAGTTCTACGACAGCTGGGCAGAAAACTATGAAAAG gATCACAGCCTGATGAGCTACAGAGCACCACACCTTGCAGTAGAATTCCTGTCTGATAAGTTCTCCGGGAATCCAGAAGAAGCTTGGGTTCTGGACGTCGCCTGTGGGTCTGGATGGGTCGCTAAACTG ATGGTTAAACTGGGCTTCAGGAATTTTGTGGGAGTGGACGGCAGTAAACGCATGCTGGAACAAGCTGCTAAAACCAGCTTCTATCAGGACCTTAAACTGGCCTTACTGGGAACAGAACCACTGCCTGCACAGACTT GTATGTTTGATGTGGTGATCATCGTCGGTGCTCTGGATGTTGGTTTTGCACCGGTCAGTGTTGTCAGAGAGCTCTGTGCCGCCGCCAAACCAG gAGGTTTTGTCTGCATGGTGAGAGGCGACCACAGAGGAACACCAGCAAATGATTACAAGAAGGATCTggagagagagctgcagctgatggaggaggagggactgTGGAGTCCAGTAGGACTCAAACTGTCCGACAAATACATGGAAGACCCACATCTGAACATTAACAGAGTCAAGGACCTGCAGAAGGAGGAGCGATACCTCAGCGGGAGTGTTTATCTGTACAAGAAATCCATCCATTAA